Proteins from one Podospora pseudocomata strain CBS 415.72m chromosome 4, whole genome shotgun sequence genomic window:
- a CDS encoding hypothetical protein (EggNog:ENOG503NWWJ; COG:G; CAZy:GT15), which produces MLFPPLTRPRGPLRTLLTRLHPYRIPLTLLLLALLTEVYLHNSYYTIHHPARDLDVPFYTSCQEPDLSPSAPREAAAIVMLARNHEVEKALRTVISIEKHFNRWFHYPIVFLNDEDWDPEFVSTMNETVSGGAKFEVIPKEEWGFPANINQDRAREAINRQGQQGVLYGGLESYHHMCRFYSGKFYTLKALREYKWYWRIEPDVEFYCALTYDPFVEMAKHEKVYGFTVALPKEPATCPGLFRAVADWKEEQDYRTTELWKAMVSPSWLPWPIRKMMSGLGHRDGRGDGWNLCHYWSNFEIASLDFFRSNAYQDLFERLDERGGFYEERVSTLTPFFRLGKNLMLIMRKQWGDAPVHSLALAMLLDSHKVHHFEDIGYRHDWYFQCPANAPGGQLPQSEVLGGPAFEVREEREDGIGCRCECDGSRTRNHASYCLNRLTQPNKSRRLGTLGWVRSWWA; this is translated from the coding sequence ATGCTCTTCCCCCCATTAACACGCCCCCGCGGCCCCCTCCGCACCCTCCTAACCCGCCTCCACCCCTACCgcatccccctcaccctcctcctcctcgccctcctcaccgaaGTCTACCTCCACAACTCCTATtacaccatccaccaccccgcccgCGACCTCGACGTCCCCTTTTACACCTCATGCCAAGAACccgacctctccccctcGGCGCCCCGCGAAGCCGCAGCAATAGTAATGCTCGCCCGCAACCACGAAGTTGAAAAAGCCCTTCGCACCGTTATCTCGATAGAAAAACACTTCAACCGCTGGTTCCACTACCCcatcgtcttcctcaacGACGAGGACTGGGACCCGGAATTTGTCTCAACCATGAACGAGACCGTCTCGGGCGGCGCAAAGTTCGAGGTCATACCCAAGGAAGAATGGGGCTTCCCCGCGAATATAAACCAAGACCGCGCTCGAGAGGCGATCAACAGGCAGGGCCAACAGGGGGTGTTGTATGGTGGGCTGGAATCATACCACCACATGTGCAGGTTTTATTCGGGCAAGTTTTACACGCTAAAGGCGCTGAGGGAGTACAAATGGTACTGGCGGATTGAACCGGACGTGGAATTCTACTGCGCGCTGACGTACGACCCGTTTGTGGAGATGGCCAAGCATGAAAAGGTGTACGGGTTTACCGTCGCGCTGCCTAAGGAGCCGGCGACGTGCCCGGGGTTGTTTCGGGCGGTGGCTGActggaaggaggagcaggattATCGGACCACCGAGCTGTGGAAGGCGATGGTGAGCCCGAGCTGGCTGCCTTGGCCGATCAGGAAAATGATGAGCGGGTTGGGACATAGGGACGGGCGTGGGGACGGGTGGAATTTGTGCCATTACTGGAGCAATTTCGAGATTGCGAGTTTGGACTTTTTCAGGAGTAATGCTTATCAGGATTTGTTTGAGAGGTTGGAcgagagaggggggttttatgaggagagggtgagtaccctaaccccctttttccGACTTGGAAAGAATTTGATGCTGATCATGAGAAAACAGTGGGGAGATGCACCGGTGCATTCGCTCGCGCTGGCGATGCTGCTTGATTCGCACAAGGTTCACCACTTTGAGGATATTGGGTATAGGCATGATTGGTACTTCCAATGTCCTGCCAACGCTCCGGGAGGACAGTTACCGCAGAGCGAAGTCCTGGGGGGGCCGGCGTTTGAAGTTcgagaagagagggaggatgggattGGGTGTCGGTGTGAGTGCGATGGCAGCCGGACGAGGAACCATGCGAGTTATTGCCTGAACCGGTTGACGCAGCCAAACAAGAGCAGGAGGTTGGGGACGTTGGGGTGGGTAAGGAGTTGGTGGGCTtag
- a CDS encoding hypothetical protein (EggNog:ENOG503NWGU; COG:I; CAZy:GT69), which yields MKDPINYDHCLYDTDSDDHETHEFLRRSSWDNHHRNLTHLHTKYITPTKPYLLKAQRFLSRLRLLRRTAWRATPRPLILLLKSLLLFLTSILILTPIFLPSYNNPPIHYSQTLHACRGTSPREGCANLFNEQVFIATILYDKNGKLASGPFSDRLLRLIRILGPDNVFLSIYENDSGPKGKAALEELKSRVPCKHAITSDDHVSLDNFPTVLLPDGTPRVKRVAYLAELRNRALRPLDQRTKEDRINGVRKFDKVLFLNDIVFDPIDAANLLFGTNVDKQTGRAAYVAACAMDFWFGHRMYDIYAMRDADGYASYQAIYPFFGERGRGLSRKDVLESKDAVRVKSCWGGMMAMQGRYVQNVEEEKPRGKAWEEGVVAGHAIDPGNHTRADAAVTGPVRFRHEPGAYYDACECCLFSADLTEAAKRQGDLPAGAMKGSESGIYVNPYIRVAYEEGVFKMIHVVRVWEKLIRIIYDLQTRLFEPVAQNPWRTVQPGETFEEEIWNGKDWEVVTRVGRPGLFCGVREMQVLRVGGKRAGKSGNNWANTRMPPGQRMEFATWWGEILPESWRKDYEDTPEEEKDEFFYKLYSWDK from the coding sequence atgAAAGACCCCATCAACTACGACCACTGTCTCTACGACACCGACTCAGACGACCATGAAACCCACGAATTCCTCCGCCGCTCCAGCTgggacaaccaccaccgcaacctaACCCACCTCCACACCAAATacatcacccccaccaaaccctACCTCCTCAAAGCCCAACGtttcctctcccgcctccgcctcctccgccgaaCAGCCTGGCGCGCGACTCCCCgacccctcatcctcctcctcaaatccctcctcctcttcctcacctcgatcctcatcctcacccccatcTTTCTGCCGTCctacaacaaccccccaataCACtactcccaaaccctccacgCCTGCCGCGGCACTTCCCCCCGCGAAGGCTGCGCAAACCTCTTCAACGAGCAAGTCTTCATCGCCACAATCCTCTACGACAAAAACGGCAAGCTCGCCTCAGGCCCCTTCTCcgaccgcctcctccgcctcatccGCATCCTCGGCCCCGACAACGTGTTCCTGTCAATCTACGAAAACGACTCCGGCCCAAAGGGCAAAGCCGCGCTCGAGGAGCTCAAATCCCGTGTGCCCTGCAAACACGCCATCACATCCGACGACCACGTTTCCCTGGATAACTTCCccaccgtcctcctccccgacgGCACACCCCGAGTAAAGCGGGTCGCCTACCTAGCCGAACTTCGAAACCGGGCCCTGAGACCGCTGGATCAGAGGACAAAGGAGGATAGGATCAACGGGGTCAGAAAGTTTGACAAGGTTCTGTTTTTGAACGACATCGTTTTTGACCCCATTGACGCGGCGAATTTGCTGTTCGGGACGAATGTAGACAAGCAAACTGGACGGGCGGCCTATGTCGCCGCGTGCGCGATGGATTTCTGGTTCGGACATAGAATGTACGACATCTACGCCATGCGCGACGCGGACGGGTACGCGAGCTACCAGGCCATCTATCCCTTTtttggggagagagggagggggctgtCCCGGAAGGATGTTCTTGAGAGTAAGGATGCGGTGCGAGTGAAGAGTTGCTGGGGGGGCATGATGGCTATGCAGGGGAGGTATGTTCAgaatgtggaggaggaaaaacCAAGAGGAAAagcgtgggaggagggggtggtggcgggacATGCGATTGATCCGGGGAATCATACTcgtgctgatgctgctgtgaCGGGACCGGTGAGGTTCAGGCATGAGCCCGGGGCGTATTATGATGCGTGTGagtgttgtttgttttcggCGGATTTGACCGAGGCGGCGAAGAGGCAGGGGGATTTACCGGCTGGGGCGATGAAGGGGAGTGAGAGCGGGATTTATGTCAATCCTTATATTCGTGTGGCgtatgaggagggggtgtttAAGATGATTCATGTCGTGAGGGTGTGGGAGAAGCTGATCAGGATCATTTATGACCTTCAGACCAGGCTGTTTGAGCCGGTGGCGCAGAACCCTTGGAGGACGGTGCAGCCAGGGGAGACcttcgaggaggagatttGGAACGGAAAGGACTGGGAGGTTGTTACTCGCGTTGGGAGGCCGGGGTTGTTTTGCGGTGTGAGGGAGATGCAAGTCCTGCGcgttggggggaagagggcgggGAAGAGTGGGAATAACTGGGCGAATACAAGAATGCCGCCGGGGCAGAGGATGGAGTTTGCGACGTGGTGGGGAGAGATCTTGCCCGAGAGCTGGAGAAAGGATTATGAGGATACCCctgaggaggaaaaagacGAGTTTTTTTACAAGTTGTATTCTTGGGATAAATGA
- a CDS encoding hypothetical protein (EggNog:ENOG503P3GG; COG:I) has translation MIVSRNAYRLVAIIYGCIVIYISAPYLYRFGDHVRQTNPFSGQKWIEQAFVPTEAELACLNGQSSSFEHHHNHHTTDDSEPIPNIVHFNYGLKNPLYNPGAGHFDFLSYLAVRSAIVSLKPDAVYLHYTYLSEPPSPDPHADPLTNPWIRRLSKDITLIHHPPTSSSDHYAHVSDTLRLKALLTDGGIYLDIDAFALRPFDHILANPSPHDVILGAEGGNRWGLCNAVIAARPNSTFLTRWLESYNNTDLSKEWNYHSVILPKELAEEHPSEVCALAPDAFFWPTWTWRHIDWMHERLDKEKAKYWEGEIERHGGSLFTNQLAYHAWSQMAWERYLRELTPEVVRGRDTRFNLLMRRFLEDDL, from the coding sequence ATGATCGTGTCGCGCAATGCCTACCGTCTCGTCGCTATCATCTACGGCTGCATAGTCATCTACATATCCGCGCCCTACCTCTACCGATTCGGGGACCATGTGAGACAGACGAACCCATTTTCGGGTCAGAAATGGATCGAGCAAGCCTTCGTCCCGACCGAAGCCGAGCTGGCATGCCTCAACGGCCAGTCTTCCTCGTTTgaacaccatcacaaccaccataCCACCGACGATTCCGAACCAATACCAAACATTGTTCACTTCAACTACGGGCTGAAGAACCCACTGTACAACCCGGGCGCAGGTCACTTTGATTTCCTCAGCTACCTCGCAGTCAGGTCAGCCATCGTATCTCTCAAACCGGACGCTGTATATCTTCACTATACCTACCTCTCCGAACCACCCTCGCCGGACCCCCACGCCGACCCATTAACCAATCCTTGGATTCGTCGGTTGTCAAAAGACATCACGTtaatccaccacccacccacctcctcatccgaccACTACGCTCACGTCTCGGACACATTGCGCCTCAAAGCCCTCCTGACAGACGGAGGCATCTACCTCGACATCGACGCCTTTGCCCTCCGTCCCTTTGACcacatcctcgccaacccctcGCCCCATGATGTAATCCTCGGCGCAGAAGGCGGAAACCGCTGGGGTCTCTGCAACgccgtcatcgccgcccGGCCCAACTCGACTTTCCTCACCAGGTGGCTAGAATCCTATAACAACACCGACCTCTCCAAGGAATGGAATTACCACTCTGTGATTCTGCCAAAGGAGCTCGCCGAGGAGCACCCAAGCGAGGTTTGCGCCCTGGCGCCCGATGCGTTTTTCTGGCCGACATGGACGTGGAGGCATATTGACTGGATGCATGAGAGGTTGgacaaggaaaaggcaaagtACTGGGAGGGCGAGATTGAGAGGCATGGGGGCAGCTTGTTTACGAACCAGCTGGCGTATCATGCCTGGAGTCAGATGGCCTGGGAGAGGTATTTGAGGGAGTTGACGCCCGAGGTGGTGCGGGGCAGGGATACGAGGTTTAatttgttgatgaggaggtttttggaggatgatttatga